One Buchnera aphidicola (Pentalonia nigronervosa) genomic region harbors:
- the leuD gene encoding 3-isopropylmalate dehydratase small subunit: MFKNGKSIIGTIAPLNVSNIDTDIIIPKQFLQVIDKRGLGKYLFHNWRYLDKNQLVINEEFILNKEIYRHSNILLTGENFGCGSSREHAVWSLLDYGFRVIIAPSFSDIFYNNSFINKLFLITLKCTEITFLFEYISKNPKINAQIDLSKNKITIHQLKFFFRLDDFYRSCLLDDLDNVDLTLKHSKSIQEYEKNISNFLLKRLEFES, from the coding sequence ATGTTTAAAAATGGAAAATCTATTATAGGTACCATTGCCCCCCTAAATGTATCTAATATAGATACAGATATTATTATCCCAAAACAATTTTTACAAGTGATAGATAAAAGGGGGTTAGGGAAATATTTATTTCATAATTGGCGTTATCTTGATAAAAATCAATTAGTAATTAATGAAGAATTTATCCTAAATAAAGAAATTTACAGACATTCTAATATTTTATTGACAGGAGAAAATTTTGGGTGTGGTTCATCTAGGGAGCATGCTGTTTGGTCCCTTTTAGACTATGGTTTTAGAGTAATAATTGCACCTAGTTTTTCAGATATTTTTTATAATAATAGCTTTATTAATAAATTGTTTCTAATCACTTTAAAATGCACAGAAATTACATTTCTCTTTGAGTATATATCTAAAAATCCTAAAATTAATGCTCAGATTGATTTATCTAAAAATAAAATTACAATTCATCAGTTAAAATTTTTTTTTCGTTTAGACGATTTTTATCGCTCATGTTTATTAGATGATTTAGATAATGTTGATTTGACTTTAAAACATTCTAAATCAATTCAAGAGTATGAAAAAAACATATCAAATTTTTTATTAAAGAGATTAGAATTTGAATCTTAG